A window of the Helianthus annuus cultivar XRQ/B chromosome 4, HanXRQr2.0-SUNRISE, whole genome shotgun sequence genome harbors these coding sequences:
- the LOC110933359 gene encoding uncharacterized protein LOC110933359: MTGVPCDKAEHKLATFPGVKPVAQGKRSMAPDRRAAVVKEVRKLVEAGILRETQYHTWVSNPVMVKKPDGTWRMCIDFKDLNKACPKDAYPLPEIDLKVDSLVPYRFKCFLDAYKGYHQIKMSREDEEKTAFHTDVGIFCYTKMPFGLRNAGATYQRLMDKVFETQIGRNLEVYVDDLVIKSSEEKQMLADIEETFQRLREYNIKLNPKKCSFGVEEGKFLGVIVTRDGFKANPEKVAAISRMPSPRTLKEAQALNGRLVAINRFLARHAEKSLPFIKTLKDCLNKKNFKWTSGAEQALQEMKRFIESLPTLTAPRPGEVLKMYLAAAHTAVSAVLMAEREGKQTPIYYISRVLAGPETRYPTLEKLVLALVHATRRLRRYFQAHRVQVLTNYPLQQVLHKPEVSSRLAKWAIELGALDIEYQKRTAVQGQVIADFIAEIPEGEVVTDPVVQDTPESSTARQTWKLYTDGSSSGKGSGAGLMLISPDQIRLMYALRFDFECSNNEAEYEALLAGLRMAKSMGAARVDAYVDSLLVNNQVNETYEAKDESMAKYLAKTKELMDSFDKVMLNHVHRGKNQIADALSKLATSGMEKEVKIETLPALSIEPRSISAVTIEEPCWYTPILRFLKTGELPPAKGEAQKIQTKALQYEVNDGVLYRKSYLGPLLRCVSPVEAKYLISEIHEGICGIHAGPRAVVAKIHSAGYYWPGMHEDAVTELRKCLSCQKFAPQTIWPKNSLVPVTSAWPFQKWAVDIVGPFPPAPGKLKYLIVAVDYFTKWVEAKPLAKITAENAKKFLWEHIVCRFGLPLYLVSDNGTQFTDRIFQEWCTDLHIQQIFTSVAHPQGNGQVERTNRSLLEGIKKRLGHEGSSWVEELPHVLWAHRTMPKTSNNETPFSLTYGMEAMIPAEAGLPSLRRLNISNNNDQSLREGLDLLEERREAAAISEARYKKALEKYYNKRVAKLSFKAGDYVMRDNEASRMEPSGKLGPNWEGPYVIQEDLGKGAYRLSRLDGTPVPRSWNIAQLKKCYL, encoded by the coding sequence ATGACGGGAGTTCCCTGTGACAAAGCGGAACACAAGCTCGCCACGTTCCCAGGTGTTAAACCGGTCGCTCAGGGTAAGCGCAGCATGGCCCCGGACCGCCGGGCAGCAGTTGTCAAAGAAGTACGCAAGTTAGTGGAAGCTGGAATTCTCAGGGAAACACAATACCATACTTGGGTGTCCAACCCGGTCATGGTGAAGAAACCAGATGGCACAtggcgaatgtgcatcgatttcaAAGACCTAAACAAGGCGTGCCCAAAAGACGCGTACCCATTGCCCGAGATTGATTTAAAGGTCGACTCCCTGGTACCCTATCGATTTAAGTGTTTCCTAGACGCATATAAAGGGTACCACCAAATTAAAATGTCCAGGGAAGATGAAGAGAAAACAGCGTTCCATACCGACGTCGGCATCTTCTGTTACACCAAGATGCCTTTCGGGCTACGAAACGCAGGAGCTACCTATCAGAGGCTCATGGACAAGGTGTTCGAGACACAGATCGGGCGAAACTTGGAAGTCTATGTAGACGACCTCGTAATCAAGAGCAGCGAAGAAAAACAGATGCTGGCAGATATAGAGGAAACTTTCCAGCGACTCAGAGAATACAACataaaattaaatccaaagaaATGTTCGTTTGGGGTGGAAGAGGGGAAGTTCCTGGGGGTAATAGTCACCCGAGACGGTTTTAAAGCTAACCCAGAAAAAGTAGCCGCCATATCGCGAATGCCTTCTCCCCGAACGCTGAAGGAAGCTCAAGCCCTAAACGGACGACTGGTAGCAATCAACAGGTTCTTAGCGAGGCACGCAGAAAAGTCATTGCCATTcataaaaacactaaaagatTGCCTCAACAAGAAGAATTTCAAATGGACCAGCGGGGCGGAACAGGCTCTACAGGAAATGAAGCGCTTCATAGAAAGTTTACCTACGCTGACCGCGCCCAGACCCGGTGAAGTGCTAAAGATGTATTTAGCAGCAGCTCATACGGCGGTAAGCGCCGTACTCATGGCCGAACGAGAGGGAAAACAAACACCAATATACTACATAAGCCGGGTGCTAGCGGGGCCTGAAACGCGCTATCCTACACTGGAAAAGCTAGTTTTAGCATTAGTACACGCCACGAGGCGATTAAGAAGGTACTTTCAGGCACACCGTGTACAAGTCTTAACCAACTACCCGCTACAGCAGGTTCTGCACAAGCCAGAGGTTTCGAGCAGGTTGGCCAAATGGGCCATTGAGCTAGGGGCTCTAGATATTGAATATCAGAAGCGAACGGCGGTTCAGGGGCAAGTGATCGCTGATTTCATAGCGGAAATACCGGAAGGAGAGGTCGTTACGGACCCAGTCGTCCAAGATACACCAGAGTCCAGCACTGCAAGGCAGACTTGGAAGCTATACACAGATGGATCATCTAGTGGGAAGGGGTCCGGTGCAGGCCTAATGCTGATAAGCCCAGACCAAATCAGGCTAATGTACGCTCTACGTTTTGACTTCGAGTGTTCTAATAATGAAGCGGAATACGAGGCATTATTGGCAGGGTTACGAATGGCAAAATCCATGGGGGCAGCCAGGGTAGACGCATATGTCGACTCGTTGTTGGTTAACaatcaggtcaacgaaacgtatGAAGCTAAAGACGAGTCAATGGCAAAATACCTGGCGAAAACTAAAGAACTCATGGATTCCTTCGACAAAGTCATGTTAAaccacgtacacagagggaagaATCAAATAGCAGACGCCCTAAGCAAACTCGCCACCTCAGGCATGGAAAAGGAAGTCAAAATCGAAACGCTACCGGCACTCTCAATCGAACCGCGGAGTATCTCCGCTGTCACAATAGAAGAACCTTGCTGGTATACCCCGATCCTACGCTTTCTCAAAACAGGTGAACTACCCCCCGCCAAGGGCGAGGCACAAAAGATACAAACAAAAGCGCTACAATATGAAGTCAATGATGGTGTCCTGTATCGAAAATCTTACTTGGGTCCGCTGCTGCGATGCGTTTCCCCAGTAGAGGCAAAGTACCTCATCAGCGAGATTCATGAGGGTATATGCGGCATACACGCCGGACCTAGAGCAGTGGTGGCCAAAATTCATAGCGCGGGATattactggcccgggatgcacgAAGACGCTGTAACAGAACTGCGAAAATGCCTTAGCTGTCAGAAGTTTGCTCCTCAAACAATTTGGCCCAAAAACAGTCTGGTACCGGTGACATCAGCGTGGCCTTTTCAGAAATGGGCCGTAGATATCGTGGGACCTTTCCCGCCGGCTCCCGGGAAGTTAAAGTACCTAattgtggcggttgattacttcaccaaatgggtggaagcaaaaCCTTTGGCTAAGATAACGGcggaaaacgccaaaaagtttctCTGGGAACACATCGTATGCAGGTTCGGCTTACCGCTCTACCTGGTAAGTGACAATGGGACACAGTTCACGGATAGAATTTTCCAAGAATGGTGCACCGATCTCCACATCCAGCAGATTTTCACGTCGGTAGCACACCCACAGGGTAACGGACAGGTGGAGCGGACGAACAGGAGTTTGCTAGAGGGCATCAAAAAGCGACTGGGGCACGAGGGAAGCTCGTGGGTGGAAGAATTACCACATGTCCTTTGGGCACATCGAACAATGCCCAAAACTAGCAACAACGAAACCCCATTCAGCCTTACCTACGGAATGGAGGCGATGATACCCGCTGAAGCAGGGTTACCGTCATTACGCCGTCTCAACATAAGCAATAACAACGATCAATCGCTGAGAGAAGGCCTAGATttgttggaagaaaggcgcgaggcGGCCGCCATCAGCGAGGCACGATATAAGAAAGCGTTGGAAAAATATTACAACAAACGGGTGGCTAAACTAAGTTTCAAGGCAGGCGATTACGTCATGCGTGACAACGAAGCAAGTCGAATGGAACCTTCAGGAAAACTGGGCCCAAACTGGGAAGGCCCTTATGTCATTCAAGAAGATCTGGGTAAAGGGGCCTATCGCCTATCCCGACTAGATGGTACGCCAGTCCCGCGCAGTTGGAACATCGCCCAGTTGAAGAAATGCTACCTGTAA